CTGGCCGCCTCCGATTATACCTATGATTTTTTCTCCCATGAACGTCAAATCAAACGTCCTCCTTCCTCAATCTTTCCAGTGCTTTAGCTCCGATATCCGGCCGAAAATGAGCGTCGGGAAAATTGATCTTATCAACTCCCCGGTAGGCTTTATCGAGGGCGTATTCGAGATTTTCGCCCAGGGCTGTGACTCCCAGAACTCTGCCGCCGGCTGTCAAAAGCTGATCTTCGGCTTCAGCTGTGCCCGCCTGAAAGACAAATCTATCATCAGCCTCAACCCTGTCTATGCCTTCTATTTTTTTACCTGTTTCATAATCGCGGGGATACCCGCCGGAGGCCATAACCACACAGGCAGCCGCTTTATCAGACCACTCCAGGTTCACTTCCTCCAGCCGGCCCTCTGCAGCAGCCTGCAAAACCCCGGCCAGATCGTTCTCGAGCAAAGGCAGCACGACCTGGGCTTCCGGATCTCCAAATCTCACGTTAAACTCCAGTATATAGGGATCTTTGTTCTCCTTTATCATCAGTCCGCAGTAAATTACTCCCTTAAATTCTATACCTTTTTCTTCCAGAGCGGCAAGAGTTGCTTCTATAACCTCGCTCTCAATTCGCTCTCTCATTTCAACATCCACAAGGGGAGCGGGGGCTATCGCACCCATACCTCCGGTATTGGGTCCTCTGCCACCCTCATAGACAGCTTTATGATCCTGCGAGGATACCATCGTCTTATAATCCTCGCCGTCGACCAGGGCCAGGACAGAAGCCTCTTCTCCCTCCAGTTTTTCTTCGATAACTATCCTATCTCCCGCCTTACCGAACTCCCTCTCTACCATTATCTTCTCGACTGCTCTCCGGGCTTCCTTTATCTCGCTGCAGACAAAAACACCTTTACCGGCAGCCAGGCCATCGGCCTTGACCACTACAGGAGCTTCTCTGGATTGCAAAAAAGAATCAGCCGAATTAGCATCGGAAAAAACTCGAAAAGGTGCGGTGGGTATTTCAGCTTCCTGCATCAGGCGTTTGGCAAAAACTTTACTGCCCTCCAGCCGGGCAG
The sequence above is drawn from the Halarsenatibacter silvermanii genome and encodes:
- the purD gene encoding phosphoribosylamine--glycine ligase: MKILVAGSGGREHTLVWKLNQSSEVDEIYCAPGNPGTAEIGWNVDIGVGEHERLLEFCLEEKIDLTVVGPEAPLVDGLVDKFREADQLIFGLGSRAARLEGSKVFAKRLMQEAEIPTAPFRVFSDANSADSFLQSREAPVVVKADGLAAGKGVFVCSEIKEARRAVEKIMVEREFGKAGDRIVIEEKLEGEEASVLALVDGEDYKTMVSSQDHKAVYEGGRGPNTGGMGAIAPAPLVDVEMRERIESEVIEATLAALEEKGIEFKGVIYCGLMIKENKDPYILEFNVRFGDPEAQVVLPLLENDLAGVLQAAAEGRLEEVNLEWSDKAAACVVMASGGYPRDYETGKKIEGIDRVEADDRFVFQAGTAEAEDQLLTAGGRVLGVTALGENLEYALDKAYRGVDKINFPDAHFRPDIGAKALERLRKEDV